The Natronobacterium texcoconense genome includes the window CGTACGCACCCAGCGGCGTCGTCTCGGCCTCGAGGGTTGCGACGGTTCGGACGACGACCGGCCGGTCGCCGCGGTCGACGTGCTCGCGGAACGCCTCTCGGTCGAGATCGAACCTCGTCATGGTGCAGGTTCCACCGTCCGAGAGGCAGTCGTCGCGCGTTCGACGAACGATTCGACCGCCGCGTCGTCTTTGACGCCGCCCTCGGCTTCGACGCCGCTCGCGACGTCGACCGCGAAGGGCTCGACAGTCTCGACGGCGTTCGCGACGTTGTCTGGGGTGAGCCCCCCTGCGAGGACGAGCGGTGACTCGAGGTCGTCCGCGACTTCCCGCGTCCGGTCCCAGTCGTGAGTCTCTCCAGTTCCGCCGCCGCCGTCCTCGTCTACCGAATCGATCACGAGCGCGTCGACGACTCCGTCGTACCGTTTGGCCTCGGCCGGATCGTCCGCGTCGACCGCGTAGAGGACGTCGGCGCCCGTCTGCGAGCGTACCGTCTCGAGTTCATCTGGCTCG containing:
- a CDS encoding phosphoribosylanthranilate isomerase codes for the protein MSRPRVKICGVTTESNLEIVVAAGADAVGITCDVPVDTPREVSVERATELADAVPPFVTAVLVTMPDDVAHAVELVETVDPDAVQIHDGLEPDELETVRSQTGADVLYAVDADDPAEAKRYDGVVDALVIDSVDEDGGGGTGETHDWDRTREVADDLESPLVLAGGLTPDNVANAVETVEPFAVDVASGVEAEGGVKDDAAVESFVERATTASRTVEPAP